The following are from one region of the Vicinamibacterales bacterium genome:
- a CDS encoding TonB-dependent receptor: protein MGSRGAPQGIKSGSEPALASLAGQVVDARTGAPLEHVRVAVEGGGTALTDREGRFRIEGLAPGTHRLQASVVGYAVFRGEVRAGEAAPLIIRLSEGTSAYSETVTVGADVFRGPPDPVPSASIIGSAELLNLRGVLADDPLRAVQVLPGVATGDDLRSEFTVRGSDFRHITFTVDGFATPYLLHAVRGVEDRGPTGSVAMINSDVLEDVTLLNGGYPQYFTGHTGAEVDFRLREGSRERRIFRVAVSGTSASAVAEGPLGARRGSWLVSARQSYLDAIVHRLTERAVSFGFSDAQAKLAYDVSPRHHLDLTALTGRSRFANDPDQREIDDIHVGRNASVVGVAGWRVTTARAVLWQRLLAADNRFRNENTSGVELDDGRDRQLAYRADLTVEAAPHVGLSAGAQAERRDNRRVRRRLAANRVSLLQLDDYSGDGLMTGGFVSARWTPSPSFTLAPGVRADRWGLTAQTSASPWLQSEWRASRTLRLRASAGRYVQFADFENVLGISAGPGLRPERALQFDAGIEQRLADDLRVSVTLYDREERGMLRRPGSETRVSGTRVVRGAADARYDNRLDGFARGVELSLQRSAPGRGISGWLSYAFAKNRYRDTVSGESFWGDSDQRHTVNAYAMYRHSDRASFVAKLRVGSNFPITGYYAEQDGRYVVSDRRNTARLPAYARLDLRANRTFTWSRHRLTLFAEVINVMNRDNVRFDPPGVNTATRATGRPFDSMLPIVPSVGVLIEF from the coding sequence ATGGGGTCCCGCGGCGCGCCGCAAGGGATCAAATCCGGCTCTGAGCCGGCTCTGGCGTCGCTCGCCGGACAGGTGGTGGACGCGCGGACCGGGGCGCCGCTCGAGCACGTGCGCGTCGCCGTGGAGGGCGGCGGCACGGCGCTCACCGACCGCGAGGGGCGGTTCCGGATCGAGGGGCTGGCGCCGGGAACGCACCGTCTCCAGGCGTCCGTGGTCGGCTATGCGGTGTTCCGCGGCGAGGTCCGCGCCGGCGAGGCCGCTCCGTTGATCATCCGCCTCAGCGAAGGGACGTCCGCCTACAGCGAGACGGTCACGGTCGGCGCCGATGTCTTCCGCGGCCCGCCCGACCCCGTGCCCTCGGCGTCGATCATCGGGAGCGCCGAGCTGCTCAACCTGCGCGGCGTGCTGGCGGACGATCCGCTGCGCGCCGTGCAGGTGCTCCCCGGCGTGGCGACCGGTGACGACCTCCGAAGCGAGTTCACCGTCCGCGGCAGCGACTTCCGCCACATCACCTTCACCGTCGACGGCTTCGCGACGCCCTACCTGCTGCACGCGGTGCGCGGCGTCGAGGATCGCGGCCCCACCGGCTCGGTCGCGATGATCAACAGCGACGTCCTCGAGGACGTCACGCTCCTGAACGGCGGGTATCCGCAGTACTTCACCGGCCACACCGGCGCCGAGGTGGACTTCCGGCTCCGCGAGGGCTCGCGCGAGCGGCGGATCTTCCGGGTCGCGGTCAGCGGCACCAGTGCGTCCGCGGTGGCGGAAGGTCCGCTCGGCGCGCGGCGCGGATCGTGGCTGGTCTCGGCGCGGCAGTCGTATCTCGATGCGATCGTGCATCGGCTGACCGAGCGCGCCGTCAGCTTCGGGTTCAGTGACGCGCAGGCCAAGCTGGCCTACGATGTGTCGCCGCGCCACCACCTCGATCTCACCGCGCTCACCGGGCGATCGCGGTTCGCCAACGATCCGGATCAGCGGGAGATCGACGACATCCACGTGGGGCGCAACGCCTCCGTCGTCGGCGTCGCCGGCTGGCGCGTGACCACCGCGCGCGCCGTGCTGTGGCAGCGGCTCCTGGCGGCGGACAACCGCTTCCGCAACGAGAACACCAGCGGCGTCGAGCTGGACGACGGGCGTGACCGGCAGCTCGCGTATCGCGCGGACCTGACGGTCGAGGCCGCGCCGCACGTCGGACTCAGCGCCGGCGCCCAGGCGGAGCGGCGCGACAACCGCCGCGTCCGGCGGCGGCTCGCCGCCAACCGCGTGTCGCTGCTGCAGCTCGACGACTATTCGGGGGACGGACTGATGACGGGCGGATTCGTGTCCGCGCGATGGACGCCGTCGCCGTCGTTCACGCTCGCGCCCGGCGTTCGCGCGGATCGCTGGGGATTGACGGCACAGACCTCCGCATCGCCGTGGCTGCAGTCGGAATGGCGCGCGAGCCGCACGCTGCGCCTCCGCGCGAGTGCCGGCCGGTACGTGCAGTTCGCGGACTTCGAGAACGTCCTCGGGATCTCCGCCGGGCCGGGCCTTCGCCCGGAACGGGCCCTGCAGTTCGACGCCGGGATCGAACAGCGCCTCGCCGACGACCTCCGCGTCTCCGTGACGCTCTACGACCGCGAGGAACGCGGCATGCTGCGGCGGCCCGGATCCGAGACTCGCGTCAGCGGCACGCGCGTCGTCCGCGGCGCAGCGGACGCGCGCTACGACAATCGCCTGGACGGGTTCGCGCGGGGCGTCGAACTCTCGCTGCAGCGGTCCGCGCCCGGCCGCGGCATCTCGGGCTGGCTGTCGTACGCATTCGCGAAGAACCGCTACCGCGATACCGTGTCGGGCGAGAGCTTCTGGGGTGATTCGGATCAGCGGCATACCGTGAACGCCTATGCCATGTATCGCCACTCCGACCGGGCGAGCTTCGTCGCGAAGCTCCGCGTCGGCAGCAACTTCCCGATCACTGGCTACTATGCCGAGCAGGACGGCAGGTACGTCGTCAGCGACCGGCGCAACACGGCGCGGCTGCCGGCGTACGCCCGGCTCGATCTGCGCGCGAACCGGACGTTCACGTGGTCGCGGCACCGCCTGACGCTGTTTGCCGAGGTGATCAACGTCATGAACCGCGACAACGTGCGCTTCGATCCTCCCGGCGTGAACACGGCGACGCGCGCGACCGGCAGGCCGTTCGATTCGATGCTGCCGATCGTGCCGTCGGTGGGCGTGTTGATCGAGTTTTGA
- a CDS encoding M20/M25/M40 family metallo-hydrolase → MRIVATGVLSLALALQPADLRRGVTDYVAGHEKQIVAELLELLAIPNVAADRPNIRRNAEHLRALLTRHGLKGEILETGGNPLVYGALDTPGAARTVLFYCHYDGQPVDPSKWNQPDPFTPVIRGEGRDARIYARSASDDKSPIVALLAALDALKAAGLAPTANVRVILDGEEEASSPSLVPAIARYRDRLRADVMVILDGPAHSSGRPTLVYGARGVATLDLTVFGPKSGVHSGNYGNWIPNPAMRLSALLATLKDDDGRVRVAGYYDAVAPLTAEERAMLDAVPEDGPRMLETFGVAAPERAYPRLQDALQHPTLNVRGLASAFVGAGARTIVPDRATAAIDLRLVKETPADDLIAKLRRHIEQQGFHLVDGEPDAAARAKYGKLARLTLTGPVMNAFRTPTSDPEARAVLASMTRTFGSPPVQLRTLGGSVPIAPFIEALGFPALLVPIVNFDNNQHEENENLRLGALFDGIVTIAAVLRM, encoded by the coding sequence ATGCGGATAGTTGCGACTGGCGTACTCTCACTGGCGCTCGCGCTGCAGCCGGCGGATCTCCGGCGCGGTGTGACGGACTATGTGGCGGGACACGAGAAGCAGATCGTCGCCGAGCTGCTCGAGCTGCTCGCCATCCCGAATGTCGCCGCCGATCGGCCCAACATCCGGCGCAACGCGGAACACCTGCGCGCACTGCTGACGCGCCACGGACTGAAAGGGGAGATCCTCGAAACCGGCGGGAACCCGCTCGTCTACGGGGCGCTCGACACGCCCGGCGCCGCGCGCACGGTGCTCTTCTACTGCCACTACGACGGGCAGCCGGTGGATCCGTCGAAATGGAACCAGCCGGATCCGTTCACGCCGGTGATCCGCGGTGAAGGGCGCGACGCGCGCATCTATGCGCGCTCGGCGTCCGACGACAAGTCGCCGATCGTCGCATTGCTGGCGGCACTGGACGCGCTGAAGGCGGCGGGCCTCGCGCCCACCGCGAACGTACGCGTCATCCTCGACGGCGAAGAGGAGGCCAGCTCGCCGAGCCTCGTACCGGCGATCGCGCGCTACCGCGACAGGCTGCGCGCCGACGTGATGGTCATCCTCGACGGTCCGGCGCACTCGAGCGGCCGTCCGACGCTCGTCTACGGCGCGCGCGGCGTGGCGACGCTCGATCTGACCGTGTTCGGCCCGAAGAGCGGCGTGCACAGCGGCAACTACGGGAACTGGATTCCGAATCCCGCGATGCGCCTGTCCGCGCTGCTGGCGACGCTGAAAGACGACGACGGGCGGGTGCGGGTGGCGGGCTACTACGACGCCGTCGCGCCGCTCACCGCGGAGGAGCGCGCCATGCTGGACGCGGTGCCGGAAGACGGCCCGCGCATGCTCGAGACGTTCGGCGTCGCCGCCCCGGAGCGTGCCTATCCCAGGCTCCAGGATGCGCTGCAGCATCCGACGCTGAACGTCCGCGGCCTCGCCAGCGCGTTCGTCGGCGCGGGCGCGCGAACCATCGTGCCGGATCGCGCCACCGCGGCGATCGATCTCCGTCTCGTGAAGGAAACGCCGGCCGACGACCTGATCGCCAAGCTGCGCCGGCACATCGAGCAGCAGGGTTTCCATCTCGTGGATGGCGAGCCCGACGCCGCCGCGCGGGCGAAGTACGGCAAGCTGGCGCGATTGACCCTGACCGGGCCGGTGATGAACGCGTTCCGGACGCCGACGTCGGATCCCGAGGCCCGTGCGGTGCTCGCGTCGATGACGCGCACCTTCGGATCGCCGCCCGTGCAGTTGCGCACGCTCGGGGGCAGCGTGCCGATCGCCCCCTTCATCGAAGCGCTGGGATTTCCCGCGCTGCTCGTGCCGATCGTGAACTTCGACAACAACCAGCACGAGGAGAACGAGAACCTTCGCCTCGGCGCGCTTTTCGACGGCATCGTCACGATCGCCGCGGTACTCCGCATGTGA
- a CDS encoding 5-oxoprolinase subunit PxpA gives MRIDLNCDMGESFGLWTMGADDRVMPHITSANVACGAHAGDPLVMRRTVRLASAANVAIGAHPGFADLQGFGRREMTVDPAELEASLIAQIGALAAIARAEGVGLQHVKPHGALYNMAARDRALSDAIARAIAAVDRSLILFGLPNSPILEAGRAAGLRTAGEGFADRAYEPDGSLTPRSRSGAVIHDVDAVVSRAVRMALDGIVLTPAGAEVPLHVDTICVHGDTPGAAELAQRIHDALERRGVTVSPVGAWL, from the coding sequence ATGAGAATCGACCTCAATTGCGACATGGGCGAGTCGTTCGGCCTCTGGACCATGGGGGCCGACGATCGCGTGATGCCGCACATCACGTCGGCGAACGTCGCCTGCGGCGCGCACGCCGGCGACCCGCTGGTCATGCGCCGCACCGTCCGGCTCGCGAGCGCGGCGAACGTCGCGATTGGCGCCCATCCAGGATTCGCCGATCTCCAGGGCTTCGGACGCCGCGAGATGACCGTCGATCCCGCCGAGCTGGAGGCGTCGCTCATCGCGCAGATCGGCGCGCTGGCCGCAATCGCCCGCGCCGAAGGGGTTGGCCTGCAGCACGTGAAGCCGCACGGGGCGCTCTACAACATGGCGGCGCGCGATCGGGCGCTCTCCGACGCGATCGCGCGTGCCATCGCCGCCGTCGATCGCTCGCTCATCCTGTTCGGACTGCCGAACTCGCCGATCCTCGAGGCCGGCCGCGCCGCCGGACTCCGCACCGCGGGAGAAGGGTTCGCCGATCGCGCCTACGAGCCCGACGGATCGCTCACCCCGCGGTCGCGCAGCGGCGCCGTCATCCACGACGTCGACGCCGTCGTTTCCCGGGCAGTCAGGATGGCGCTCGACGGGATCGTTCTGACGCCCGCCGGGGCGGAGGTTCCGCTGCATGTCGACACCATCTGCGTGCACGGCGATACGCCCGGCGCGGCGGAGCTCGCCCAGCGCATCCACGACGCGCTCGAACGGCGCGGCGTCACGGTGTCGCCAGTCGGAGCCTGGCTGTGA
- a CDS encoding MFS transporter — protein MKWWREADTAARRALIAGMLGWMLDAFDVMLFALVLPAVSADLGLTKAEGGVLGSVMLVAAAVGGVGFGWIADRFGRTRGLMLSVALYSVFTFACGFATSLWQFVLFRIFLGFGMGGVWTSGAALVSESWPSHSRGRALGFMQSGWAIGYAAAVLVSGYVQPRFGWRAVFFLGILPAFFTLWVQRRVTEPAIWTAASRAKTAAPAIGAIFTSGIGGLTVILTLMNTCTLFAWWGFNLWLPSYLKSPVAQGGAALTGAATTGYLFVMQAGMWVGYVTYGVISDRIGRKTAYVMYLLTAAVLLAVYVTVRNPTLLLVLGPCVAFAATGYFSGFGAVTAEIYPTSIRATAQGFTYNIGRLVSAAAPYLVGTLADTRGFGQALLVCSAAFVLAAVMWIWIPETKGRALK, from the coding sequence GTGAAGTGGTGGCGCGAGGCGGATACGGCGGCGCGGCGGGCGTTGATCGCCGGCATGCTCGGGTGGATGCTCGACGCCTTCGACGTCATGCTGTTCGCCCTCGTGCTGCCAGCGGTCAGCGCCGACCTCGGACTGACCAAGGCGGAAGGCGGCGTTCTCGGCTCGGTGATGCTCGTCGCCGCCGCGGTCGGCGGCGTCGGCTTCGGCTGGATCGCCGATCGCTTCGGCCGCACGCGCGGCCTGATGCTGAGCGTCGCGCTCTACTCCGTCTTCACGTTCGCCTGCGGCTTCGCGACCAGTCTCTGGCAGTTCGTCCTGTTCCGCATCTTCCTCGGGTTCGGGATGGGCGGGGTGTGGACCAGCGGCGCGGCGCTCGTCTCCGAATCCTGGCCGTCGCACAGCCGCGGCCGGGCGCTCGGTTTCATGCAGAGCGGCTGGGCGATCGGCTATGCCGCGGCGGTGCTGGTGAGCGGCTACGTGCAGCCGCGCTTCGGCTGGCGCGCCGTCTTCTTCCTCGGCATCCTGCCCGCATTCTTCACCCTCTGGGTGCAGCGGCGGGTGACGGAGCCGGCGATCTGGACGGCGGCGTCGCGCGCGAAGACCGCGGCTCCCGCGATCGGCGCGATCTTCACGAGCGGCATCGGCGGCCTGACGGTGATCCTCACGCTGATGAACACCTGCACGCTGTTCGCCTGGTGGGGGTTCAACCTGTGGCTGCCCAGCTACCTGAAATCTCCCGTCGCCCAGGGGGGCGCGGCGCTCACCGGCGCAGCGACGACCGGTTACCTGTTCGTGATGCAGGCCGGGATGTGGGTGGGCTACGTCACCTACGGCGTGATCAGCGATCGGATCGGACGCAAGACCGCGTACGTGATGTATCTGCTCACCGCGGCGGTGCTGCTCGCCGTCTACGTCACGGTGCGCAATCCGACGCTGCTGCTCGTGCTCGGTCCCTGCGTCGCCTTTGCCGCGACCGGGTACTTCTCCGGCTTCGGAGCCGTGACCGCCGAGATCTACCCGACATCGATCCGCGCCACCGCACAGGGCTTTACCTACAACATCGGCCGTCTCGTCAGCGCCGCGGCGCCGTATCTCGTCGGCACCCTCGCCGATACCCGCGGCTTCGGCCAGGCCCTGCTGGTGTGCTCCGCGGCGTTCGTGCTCGCCGCGGTGATGTGGATCTGGATCCCCGAAACGAAAGGACGCGCGTTGAAGTGA
- a CDS encoding S41 family peptidase: MTVRRVAASSLIVALVLGWRAVSAEVYKAAETFDAVWTIVRDSHFDPKFDRANWDRVGEELRPRARSARTAGELRAVLADMLGRLGLSHFAVIPSTPDSPGDRTNLSGHPGFDIRLIEKQIVVTDVDRDAAAAGVKRGWIVQSIGGIDTAGMLQTITESTSPQVAQVEAWRLAVTRLRGPASAPVEITFLDGSGAPVKKTITRRFDTGEPVTVGSLPTMYVRVTSSEASTPRGGKAGVIGFNVWMTAVDRDFQIAVDRFRSADGIVIDLRGNPGGLAGMIMGLAGHFLAERATLGVMTTKDTAQPLRFNANPRLVSAAGRRVEPYGGPLAILVDGLTGSASECFSGGMQSLGRARVFGQTSMGRALPALFDKLPNGDVLIHAWGDFVTGTGVRVEGRGVVPDEPVALTRAALLEERDPVLERALAWIDAARTGAAAGRNPRQP; encoded by the coding sequence GTGACAGTGCGGCGCGTCGCAGCATCCTCGCTGATCGTCGCGCTCGTCCTCGGCTGGCGCGCCGTCTCGGCCGAGGTCTACAAGGCCGCGGAGACCTTCGACGCCGTGTGGACCATCGTGCGCGACAGCCATTTCGATCCGAAATTCGATCGCGCCAACTGGGATCGCGTCGGCGAGGAGCTGCGTCCCAGGGCCAGGAGCGCCAGGACCGCCGGCGAGCTTCGCGCCGTGCTCGCCGACATGCTCGGCCGGCTCGGCCTGTCGCATTTCGCGGTGATCCCGAGCACGCCCGATTCACCCGGCGATCGCACCAATCTCAGCGGGCATCCCGGGTTCGACATCCGTCTGATCGAGAAGCAGATCGTCGTCACCGACGTGGATCGCGACGCGGCGGCCGCAGGCGTGAAGCGCGGCTGGATCGTGCAGTCGATCGGCGGCATCGACACCGCGGGCATGCTTCAGACGATCACGGAGTCCACCTCGCCGCAGGTCGCCCAGGTGGAAGCCTGGCGCCTCGCGGTGACGCGGCTGCGGGGGCCGGCCAGTGCGCCGGTCGAGATCACGTTCCTCGACGGCTCCGGCGCGCCGGTGAAGAAGACCATCACCCGCCGCTTCGATACGGGCGAACCCGTGACGGTCGGCAGCCTGCCGACGATGTACGTCCGCGTCACCTCGTCGGAGGCGTCGACGCCGCGCGGCGGCAAGGCCGGCGTGATCGGATTCAACGTCTGGATGACCGCGGTCGATCGCGATTTCCAGATTGCCGTCGACAGGTTTCGGTCGGCGGACGGCATCGTGATCGATCTCCGCGGCAACCCCGGGGGGCTCGCCGGGATGATCATGGGGCTCGCCGGCCACTTCCTCGCCGAACGCGCCACGCTCGGCGTGATGACGACGAAAGACACGGCGCAGCCGCTCCGGTTCAACGCCAACCCGCGGCTGGTCAGCGCGGCCGGACGGCGCGTCGAGCCATACGGCGGGCCGCTCGCGATCCTCGTCGACGGTCTGACCGGCAGCGCGTCGGAGTGCTTCAGCGGCGGCATGCAGTCGCTCGGGCGCGCCCGCGTGTTCGGCCAGACGTCGATGGGCCGCGCCCTGCCGGCGTTGTTCGACAAGCTGCCGAACGGCGACGTGCTGATCCACGCGTGGGGGGATTTCGTCACCGGCACGGGCGTGCGGGTGGAGGGACGCGGCGTCGTCCCCGACGAGCCGGTGGCGCTGACGCGGGCGGCCCTGCTGGAGGAGCGGGATCCGGTGCTGGAGCGCGCGCTCGCCTGGATCGACGCCGCTCGAACGGGCGCGGCTGCGGGCCGCAACCCCCGGCAGCCATAG
- a CDS encoding enoyl-ACP reductase: MSSLSGKTGLIVGVANKRSIAWAVAQAAAGAGARLALTYQGERLEENVRDLSAGLADPLILPLDVTDDGQIAGVFEEIDRSFGGLDFVVHGAAYAPREELSNPFVQTTREGFRMALDVSAYSLIALARGALPLMEKRGGGSILTFTYLGSDRVFPNYNVMGVAKAALESTVRYLAADLGPKNIRVNAVSAGPIKTLAASGIGGFSTILQVYRDRAPLRRTVDTSEVAAAAMFLLTDAGRAVTAEVLMVDGGFHGTGM, encoded by the coding sequence ATGTCTTCTCTGTCCGGAAAAACAGGCCTGATTGTCGGCGTGGCCAACAAGCGCTCGATCGCGTGGGCGGTGGCGCAGGCGGCGGCCGGCGCCGGCGCGCGGCTGGCGCTGACCTACCAGGGGGAGCGTCTCGAGGAGAACGTCCGCGATCTCTCCGCCGGCCTCGCCGATCCGCTCATCCTCCCGCTCGACGTCACCGACGACGGCCAGATCGCCGGCGTGTTCGAGGAGATCGACCGCTCGTTCGGCGGCCTCGACTTCGTCGTGCACGGCGCCGCGTACGCGCCGCGCGAGGAGCTGTCGAATCCGTTCGTGCAGACGACGCGCGAGGGGTTCCGCATGGCGCTGGACGTCAGCGCCTACTCGCTCATCGCGCTGGCGCGCGGCGCGCTGCCGTTGATGGAGAAGCGCGGCGGCGGCAGCATCCTGACCTTCACCTATCTCGGCAGCGACCGCGTGTTCCCGAACTACAACGTGATGGGCGTCGCCAAGGCCGCGCTCGAGTCGACGGTGCGGTATCTCGCCGCCGACCTCGGTCCGAAGAACATCCGCGTCAACGCCGTCTCGGCGGGGCCGATCAAGACGCTCGCCGCCTCCGGGATCGGCGGTTTCTCGACGATCCTCCAGGTCTACCGCGATCGGGCGCCGCTCAGGCGCACGGTCGACACCTCCGAGGTCGCCGCCGCCGCGATGTTCCTGCTGACCGACGCCGGCCGCGCGGTGACGGCGGAGGTCCTCATGGTCGACGGCGGCTTCCATGGCACGGGCATGTGA
- a CDS encoding BON domain-containing protein — translation MARACEVLLLVVLLAGCGAATSGTRDDQTIATRVKIALLNDPRVGPQRLDARVSRGVVTISGTVKSQSDADAAIAAARKVRGARGVKSELTIVP, via the coding sequence ATGGCACGGGCATGTGAGGTCCTGCTGCTCGTCGTCCTGCTCGCCGGCTGCGGCGCGGCGACGAGCGGCACGCGCGACGATCAGACGATCGCGACGCGCGTGAAGATCGCCCTGCTCAACGATCCGCGCGTCGGGCCGCAGCGGCTCGACGCCCGCGTCTCCCGCGGCGTCGTCACGATCAGCGGCACCGTGAAATCGCAGTCGGACGCCGACGCGGCGATCGCCGCTGCGCGCAAGGTGCGGGGCGCGCGCGGCGTCAAGTCGGAACTCACAATCGTCCCCTGA
- a CDS encoding FAD-dependent oxidoreductase, translating to MRLQSNFLATPTTRIVRVALDGAAFSYRAGQSASIAVQPDDPGTPYSIASAPSETAATGWVEFLVKVDGSNRFGARVSQLEPGIPLVVSRAAGRFLVPETAPHHPLLFIAGGTGIAPLRSMILECVNSGRRGGMALVYSARTPEEFAYLDELRALDEAGTLALTLTLTGDAQDWRHARGRAGDRHLAELATPKTMAFICGPPSMVVDIPQALMRLGVPREQIKTEDW from the coding sequence GTGCGGCTGCAGTCGAATTTCCTCGCCACCCCCACGACGCGGATCGTGCGTGTGGCACTCGACGGCGCCGCGTTCTCGTACCGCGCCGGGCAGTCGGCGTCGATTGCCGTGCAGCCGGACGATCCGGGTACGCCGTACTCCATTGCCTCCGCTCCCTCCGAGACCGCGGCGACGGGCTGGGTCGAGTTCCTCGTCAAAGTGGACGGCAGCAACAGATTCGGGGCGCGGGTGTCGCAGCTCGAGCCGGGCATTCCGCTCGTCGTCAGCCGGGCCGCCGGCCGCTTCCTCGTTCCGGAGACGGCGCCGCACCACCCGCTGCTGTTCATCGCCGGCGGCACCGGCATCGCGCCGCTGCGATCGATGATCCTCGAGTGTGTGAACAGCGGGCGGCGGGGCGGGATGGCCCTGGTGTACTCGGCGCGCACGCCGGAGGAGTTCGCCTATCTCGACGAGCTGCGCGCGCTGGACGAGGCCGGCACGCTCGCGCTCACCCTGACGCTCACCGGCGACGCGCAGGACTGGCGCCACGCGCGCGGACGCGCCGGCGATCGCCACCTCGCCGAACTCGCCACGCCGAAGACGATGGCGTTCATCTGCGGCCCGCCGTCGATGGTGGTCGACATTCCGCAGGCGTTGATGCGCCTCGGCGTCCCGCGGGAGCAGATCAAGACCGAAGACTGGTAG